From the Mustelus asterias chromosome 22, sMusAst1.hap1.1, whole genome shotgun sequence genome, one window contains:
- the spen gene encoding msx2-interacting protein isoform X11: MVRETRHLWVGNLPENVREDKIIEHFKRSDSSSSSSDESPARSVQSAAVPAPPVQLPTPVEKDEPRKSYGIKVQNLPVRSTDTSLKDGLFHEFKKYGKVTSVQIHGASEERYGLVFFRQQEDQEKAMNASKGKLFFGMQIEVTAWTGPETESENEFRPLDDRIDEFHPKATRTLFIGNLEKTTTYGDLRNIFERFGEIVDIDIKKVNGVPQYAFLQYCDIASVCKAIKKMDGEYLGNNRLKVRKEKYSHLLIRNIHLSGIHSEILLGFGKSMPTNCVWLDGLSSNITEQYLSRHFCRYGPVLKIVLDRQKGMALVLYDEIECAQTAVQETKGRKIGGNRIKVDFANRESQLAFYRSMEVSGQDIRDLYEIFAERRQDRRGSYHEYTADRAYFDAVRGPAAVFPEDPRRDYRARSRDFYAEWDPYQGDYYDPRYYEDPREYRDYRDPYEQDIREYSYRQRERERERERYESDRERDHERRTCERSQSPTHSRRAQSCSASPAQSERHQSDSMDSERRIYSRSSDRSGSCSSLSPPRYDKADKPDKIRADRYDKNEKEKERLFEPERADKRTQRKDKVEKLERTKKFEKSEVEKLDKKEKIEKLKIRKVKPPSPSSLSSETDHEVDRDLNPDGLKSKIKQGKEKAEKEGASKNRLDLIPCVVLTRVKEREAKMIEPLVVEKARGKPENDAVKSPPTEQNKVQLTRLDQTKMELSKLEPTRPKVPKEKPLASQIEVVDKEVKIKHKKNLKPEPCPEIPNALDIDKLEARKRRFADPTLRTDRQKLEVKRGSQEEEELRLGLKKQPELAAWRELPPVGKEGDLDRRPVRKELLKREHRKVKQEKLISAFSPREGQESASISVGIGLRPSIEAQCRLSEPSEEPVEIQETGLKKLITAKPPNKGVVQPLPPHLDEMPGEGEIKREERKRKYSGTSEDTTDHKSAHEKLQTTDSDEKVGIDIDYTQSYRKQMEQNRRLKQQQEMEMAKSEKYNSPRKENADEFERRSLVHEVGKPPQDVTDDSPPVKRRKTDQFDFEISMKRERNYRSSRQLSEDSEKTVLSPGFRHILSYQDEDDNNDSPHQTLIPKEPKDSPKLDSTFQVPVREEPLKCNAYESSRREQILDLARFKITSQSSDQETPRWETRLKLDASKADVSFPSSIIKRDGIRKRSVRELEPGEVPSDSDEDNEHKSHSPKASTSFDSSRLPLCLRNREDRLSDLKLSSSLERNKFYSFALDKTITPDTKALLERAKSLSSSREENWSFLDRDSRFASFRKDKDKEKVESAPRPIPSWYMKKKKIRTDSEGKIDEKKEDHKEDEQERQELFASRFLHSSIFEQDSKRLQHLERKEDDLDVISGRLFGRQGSLDGSSNMLDFIQEPVVLFHSRFIELTRMQQKEKEKDQKPKELERREIEKEVQPKTPEPVSELKEPDLKNTLPLLRTIVPPPPPPTTNFQAVPPEQQETVQNKTANDALVAESGISSSGENRTESAPVADTPKPVIVNVSPCEEMEPAVLDANVTSDPVATEQESKVREHPSYLDTKPPTPGGADLQEIRTNAEPEILEINAVSSKTVPKEVVPEEHKDDKNPPVSAELDINQKEEHSEIHPQISDNEIDTEPSVVLKEKKTSKSKRTKTPLQAVTAIIEKPVTRKSERIDREKLKRSSSPRGDTQKLQEQKLDVEKVSKNTAKSPSSAPESETSEPSLPLGRTRRRNVRSVYATVDDGPSLVKDSTDTTRSTRKRAEKEIQESPNVQTAPRRGRPPKARRRPGEEVPCFKTDQVKQDVEETETKDSTESTKPVEGWKSPRSQKAALSHSSTAQSHIGKKGVKTEPRTAEVCAEHTDDVAEPSVEQSSTSENIIKTLPEGNDIASDQKPDKNDGTSEKCPPTNSPGEIMEKRSSEKGSKSKCGRGRNAKASEDKMCLRNLEIRLSSEEVKGVLQPGDGEATGATKKDPLKNDSQSPKLIKEEAGDPFSEPPKSPEKEMAKPECSPEAVQRAKQIELERAVENIAKLTEIPTVHPYKETTDEPDVRPEEEVEKPAHQASETELAAAIDSIIADESAEPDSFPSAPRYPPDQAVAGLPEDQVVLPTPPDTLQPETDQAIVNILETTPDVGASGRLLTKAPPSNRLVAKIPASGRLVSKAPASGRSISKSPVSAESIVTEVPSSVESVVSEAVTSTDNMISKASTSTNNIVSETSAPVDSASTDSVISKAPVPLESMISKVSVTMESVISKAPVSIESVISKAPVSVESVISKAPVSVESVISKAPVSAESVISKVPISTESVVSENLISTNIVSPALPSNSLASKTLAVDSQSAVSVSSVSRSTLLTTVVEAKDADVCLQQSGNVSQKTESLPLPEPAEVPRASSRRGRSKLKITRRNRRGSTSRRMELADGNSSEPEPVPVSTDIKQNSVTAETVLEKCIKKSAVEPVCVSKSDTDNLTRLEEGKPGGMKAPESEKDPTTEAISPQDSLHSSACNEDNKSPPYFKLKQHSGEYAPEAQPKQSMSRIAINAFPTTTTAKISVTPAPVLGTTHISSGAVPDWMPRHEASRGCSTPPPAAPPPDTKASDLDTNSSTLRKILMEPKYVSATGVPTTFVTTAINEPLTSVRTEEAFPSGEVNKLVLDEKPAVPPSSTGGQQMAEMCTFNEKDKPASSLISPKVTSVISRMPPSSDQEEITKVTANSRGPANLPSQSPNLPTVSLTKQKYRSNLTENSRYKLGTFIGDESRPVDNIALNQGSSPRLRVNTSEGVVVLSYSGQKTEGPQRITAPISQIPPASAVDIEFQQSVSKSQAKPEPVSQSQPVTKGSQTPSGYSNVIGTHSSSILAGHGGSQSYNTSPVISSIKQEHQILEKSESAIHSGTLTASQPGAVKIVYNLLPNIVSTNKKGGEPVVPKIEAVKVTQQSTLSPGISSHHAAMPSKMQSDTNHISSGRGTPTERGLPVSIKQEPHSPRTSVHSPSPFPKVCQPSSTSTASQSMNANMVLNAGLTMTQFVPSVHLPEQSVIMPPHSVTQTQVVSLGHLSQGEVRMNAPSVPGIPYGIRPDTHHPSPRAVLQPQMELRSQRSSTPQSTVIRDLCMPQISNQHQPDEELLHYHGLRRGSGPLQPDVLVMQPDYRIHPGGLRLDQYNVPQEMLLRDVRMMYPPMSAVGDVHNEARQARTPDGSVKTPPASKTPQPAKEAPKTTEVKMAKSPHNEARLINVPPGMPMSQSVMVSHGVQLMHQVPSSFHDYPRVYQELRNFHPSHLGHPQFGGINLPSRSMTPQGISEGEHVHPGQRSKTPQISQDTKGPAAPEHPHHVSITRLPGQMELHSPHLQHLQRERVQPEANPTSYPSPTGVSMPIKHELSSPHQPPTPKQTSFISTQSSTPGAAPPPVMSRADPQTTGKQEPQPPSGSQRPVDMVQLLTKYPIVWQGLLALKNDTAAVQLHFVSGNNVLAHRSLPAPEGGPPLRIAQRMRLEATQLEGVARRMTVETDYCLLLALPCGRDQEDVVSQTESLKAGFISYLQLKQAAGIINVPNPGSNQPAYVLQIFPPCEFSESHLSRLAPDLLASISNISPHLMIVIASV, translated from the exons TAGTGATTCTAGCAGCAGTTCCAGTGATGAATCTCCAGCAAGATCAGTGCAGTCCGCTGCAGTCCCTGCACCGCCAGTCCAACTCCCAACACCTGTAGAAAAGGATGAACCACGTAAGAGCTATGGAATCAAAGTCCAAAATTTGCCAGTCCGCTCTACTG ACACAAGCCTTAAAGATGGTCTTTTCCATGAATTTAAGAAATATGGGAAAGTAACATCTGTGCAAATCCATGGTGCGTCTGAAGAACGCTATGGTCTTGTATTCTTTCGACAACAGGAAGACCAAGAGAAGGCTATGAATGCATCAAAGGGGAAGTTATTTTTTGGAATGCAGATTGAAGTTACTGCGTGGACAGGCCCAG AAACGGAAAGCGAGAATGAATTTCGACCACTGGATGACCGAATAGATGAGTTTCATCCCAAGGCTACAAGAACGTTATTTATTGGGAATCTAGAGAAAACCACAACCTATGGAGATCTTCGAAACATCTTTGAACGCTTTGGAGAGATTGTG GATATTGACATCAAGAAGGTAAATGGGGTTCCTCAATACGCCTTCCTACAGTACTGTGACATTGCAAGTGTCTGCAAAGCCATCAAGAAAATGGACGGAGAGTACTTAGGAAATAATCGGCTCAAGGTCAGGAAGGAGAAATACAGTCATTTGCTTATCAGGAATATTCACTTATCAGGAATTCACAGTGAAATATTA cTGGGTTTTGGAAAGAGCATGCCAACTAACTGTGTGTGGCTGGATGGTCTGTCTTCAAACATTACTGAACAATACTTATCCAGACATTTCTGTCGTTATGGACCTGTGCTCAAA ATTGTGTTGGATCGTCAGAAAGGAATGGCTCTGGTGTTGTACGATGAAATTGAATGCGCACAAACAGCGGTGCAGGAGACCAAGGGCAGGAAGATTGGAGGAAATAGAATAAAG GTGGATTTTGCAAATCGCGAGAGTCAGTTGGCATTTTATCGTTCTATGGAAGTCTCTGGGCAGGATATCAGAGATTTATATGAAATCTTTGCTGAGAGAAGGCAA GATCGGAGAGGATCATATCATGAGTACACTGCAGATCGTGCTTACTTTGATGCAGTTAGAGGACCAGCTGCTGTATTTCCTGAAGACCCTCGTAGGGACTACCGGGCAAGAAGTAGAGATTTTTATGCTGAGTGGGATCCTTACCAAGGTGATTATTATGATCCTCGCTATTATGAAGATCCACGGGAATATAGAGACTATAGAGATCCGTATGAACAGGACATAAGGGAGTACAGTTACAGACAGCGAGAAAGGGAACGAGAAAGAGAACGTTACGAATCTGATAGAGAACGAGATCATGAAAGGCGAACTTGTGAACGAAGCCAAAGTCCAACACACTCAAGAAGAGCTCAGAGTTGCAGTGCATCGccagcacagtctgagagacatCAGAGTGACAGCATGGACTCTGAACGCAGGATATACAGTCGATCCTCAGACCGTAGTGGTAGCTGCAGCTCACTGTCACCACCACGATACGATAAAGCAGATAAACCCGACAAAATACGAGCAGACCGTTATGACAAAAATGAAAAGGAGAAAGAGCGGCTGTTCGAACCTGAAAGAGCTGACAAACGGACCCAAAGAAAAGACAAAGTAGAGAAACTGGAAAGaacaaaaaaatttgaaaaatctgAAGTGGAGAAACTGGACAAGAAGGAGAAAATTGAGAAGCTGAAAATACGGAAGGTAAAACCTCCATCTCCAAGTTCCTTGTCTTCTGAAACAGACCATGAAGTAGACAGGGATCTAAACCCTGATGGACTAAAGAGTAAAATAAAACAAGGGAAAGAAAAAGCAGAGAAAGAAGGAGCTTCAAAGAATCGTTTGGATTTAATTCCTTGTGTGGTGTTAACTCGTGTAaaggagagagaggcaaaaatgatTGAGCCCTTGGTTGTAGAGAAAGCAAGAGGAAAGCCAGAGAATGACGCTGTCAAATCTCCGCCGACAGAACAGAATAAAGTACAGTTAACTAGACTCGACCAGACAAAAATGGAGCTGTCAAAATTGGAACCTACCAGGCCAAAGGTGCCAAAAGAGAAACCGCTTGCCAGCCAAATAGAGGTTGTAGATAAGGAAGTGAAAATCAAGCATAAAAAGAATCTCAAACCAGAACCATGTCCTGAAATACCCAATGCACTGGATATCGACAAACTGGAAGCTAGGAAGAGACGTTTCGCAGATCCAACTTTAAGAACAGACAGGCAGAAGTTAGAGGTTAAGCGAGGCAGTCAAGAGGAAGAGGAACTGCGTCTTGGGTTAAAAAAGCAACCTGAGCTGGCTGCTTGGAGAGAATTGCCTCCAGTGGGTAAAGAAGGAGATTTGGACCGAAGGCCTGTGCGGAAAGAATTACTCAAAAGGGAGCACAGAAAAGTCAAGCAAGAAAAACTAATTTCAGCATTCAGCCCCAGAGAAGGACAGGAGTCTGCCAGTATTTCTGTAGGGATTGGCTTGCGGCCCAGCATAGAAGCACAGTGCAGATTAAGCGAGCCATCTGAAGAACCAGTGGAAATTCAAGAAACTGGATTGAAAAAGCTGATTACAGCAAAGCCTCCGAATAAGGGAGTTGTGCAGCCATTGCCCCCACACCTCGATGAGATGCCAGGGGAAGGAGAGATTAAAAGAGAGGAACGGAAGCGAAAGTACAGTGGTACCTCTGAGGACACAACTGATCACAAGTCTGCCCATGAAAAATTACAAACCACTGATTCAGATGAGAAAGTTGGGATTGATATTGATTACACTCAAAGTTATAGGAAACAGATGGAACAGAACCGTAGGCTTAAACAGCAACAGGAAATGGAAATGGCAAAATCAGAAAAATATAACAGCCCCAGGAAAGAAAATGCAGATGAATTTGAGAGAAGGAGTTTGGTCCATGAAGTAGGGAAGCCACCTCAGGATGTCACAGATGATTCGCCTCCAGTTAAACGGAGAAAGACTGATCAGTTTGACTTTGAAATTAGCATGAAACGAGAAAGAAATTACAGAAGTTCTCGACAGCTGAGTGAAGATTCCGAGAAAACTGTCCTTTCCCCTGGATTTCGGCATATTCTGTCATATCAGGATGAGGATGATAACAATGACTCCCCACATCAGACATTGATACCAAAAGAACCGAAAGACTCTCCAAAACTAGACTCCACCTTTCAAGTTCCTGTCAGAGAAGAGCCTTTAAAATGCAATGCTTATGAGTCAAGTAGACGAGAACAAATACTGGACTTGGCTAGATTTAAAATAACGTCTCAGAGCTCTGACCAAGAGACACCGCGTTGGGAAACTCGTCTAAAACTAGATGCTAGTAAGGCTGATGTTAGTTTTCCCAGTAGCATTATAAAACGAGATGGCATTCGCAAGCGTTCTGTGCGTGAGCTGGAACCAGGTGAGGTGCCGTCTGATTCTGATGAGGATAATGAACACAAATCTCATTCGCCTAAAGCTTCAACATCTTTTGACAGTTCTAGATTACCTTTATGTCTGCGAAATAGGGAAGATAGGTTATCAGATTTAAAGCTATCCAGCTCGCTAGAAAGGAATAAATTCTACTCATTTGCACTTGACAAGACAATTACCCCTGACACCAAGGCTTTGCTTGAAAGGGCAAAGTCTCTCTCTTCATCCCGAGAAGAAAATTGGTCATTTCTAGATCGGGATTCTAGGTTTGCCAGCTTTAGGAAAGACAAAGATAAGGAAAAAGTTGAATCAGCACCACGGCCAATCCCTTCTTGGTacatgaaaaagaaaaaaattagaACAGATTCTGAAGGCAAAATAGATGAAAAGAAAGAAGACCATAAGGAAGATGAACAGGAGAGACAGGAACTATTTGCTTCTCGCTTTCTGCATAGCTCAATTTTTGAGCAGGATTCAAAACGCCTACAGCATCTTGAAAGGAAGGAAGATGATCTGGATGTTATTTCTGGTAGACTATTTGGAAGGCAGGGTTCTCTAGATGGTTCCAGTAATATGCTAGATTTCATACAGGAACCTGTGGTCTTGTTTCACAGTCGGTTCATTGAATTGACACGTATGCAACAGAAGGAAAAAGAAAAGGATCAGAAACCAAAGGAACTTGAGCGACGGGAAATTGAAAAAGAAGTTCAGCCTAAAACACCAGAGCCTGTATCTGAATTGAAAGAACCAGATTTGAAGAATACATTGCCTCTTTTGAGGACTATAGTCCCACCACCGCCACCACCTACCACAAATTTCCAGGCAGTACCTCCTGAACAGCAAGAAACAGTTCAGAATAAAACAGCGAATGATGCATTGGTAGCAGAAAGTGGCATTTCCAGCTCGGGGGAGAATCGTACAGAATCTGCCCCTGTGGCTGACACACCGAAACCTGTCATTGTTAATGTGAGCCCCTGTGAAGAAATGGAACCTGCTGTGTTAGATGCAAATGTTACTTCAGATCCAGTGGCTACTGAGCAGGAATCAAAGGTTAGAGAGCATCCCTCTTATTTGGACACCAAGCCACCAACTCCAGGGGGAGCTGATCTCCAAGAAATCCGCACAAATGCAGAACCGGAAATACTAGAAATCAATGCAGTCTCCTCCAAAACTGTCCCAAAAGAGGTGGTACCAGAGGAGCACAAAGATGACAAGAATCCTCCTGTCAGTGCTGAACTGGATATCAACCAGAAAGAAGAGCATTCAGAGATCCATCCACAGATTTCTGACAATGAAATAGATACCGAACCTTCTGTAGTTTTAAAAGAGAAAAAGACTTCCAAAAGTAAAAGAACAAAGACTCCACTTCAAGCAGTCACAGCCATTATAGAAAAGCCTGTCACAAGAAAAAGTGAGAGGATAGACCGTGAAAAGCTTAAACGGTCATCTTCACCTCGCGGTGACACTCAGAAACTTCAGGAACAGAAATTAGATGTAGAAAAGGTCTCCAAAAACACAGCAAAGTCTCCAAGTTCTGCTCCTGAGTCAGAAACCTCTGAGCCAAGTCTTCCTTTAGGTAGAACAAGACGCAGAAATGTGCGTTCAGTTTATGCTACTGTTGATGATGGCCCATCCCTAGTGAAAGACTCAACAGATACCACGCGTTCAACGAGGAAAAGAGCCGAAAAAGAAATTCAGGAATCGCCAAATGTACAAACCGCACCGCGACGGGGAAGACCTCCAAAGGCCCGTCGTAGACCTGGCGAAGAGGTGCCATGCTTTAAAACTGACCAGGTGAAACAAGACGTGGAGGAAACAGAAACTAAAGACAGCACTGAAAGCACAAAACCTGTTGAAGGCTGGAAGTCACCTCGATCACAGAAGGCTGCACTGAGTCATTCATCAACTGCTCAAAGCCATATAGGAAAGAAAGGAGTAAAAACAGAACCAAGAACAGCTGAAGTTTGTGCTGAACACACAGATGATGTTGCAGAACCCTCAGTTGAGCAAAGTTCAACAAGTGAGAATATCATCAAAACCTTGCCCGAGGGAAATGATATAGCAAGTGACCAAAAGCCTGACAAAAATGACGGTACATCAGAGAAGTGTCCTCCAACTAACAGTCCAGGTGAGATAATGGAGAAAAGATCTTCAGAGAAAGGATCAAAGTCAAAGTGTGGCAGAGGGAGGAATGCAAAGGCGAGTGAAGACAAAATGTGTCTACGGAATTTGGAAATAAGGCTTAGTTCTGAAGAAGTAAAAGGTGTTCTTCAGCCAGGTGATGGAGAGGCGACTGGGGCAACAAAGAAAGACCCACTGAAAAATGACAGTCAGTCGCCCAAGCTCATTAAAGAAGAAGCAGGTGATCCATTTTCAGAACCTCCCAAATCACCAGAAAAAGAAATGGCAAAACCGGAGTGTTCACCAGAAGCTGTACAACGTGCTAAACAGATAGAACTTGAAAGAGCAGTGGAGAACATTGCTAAATTAACAGAAATCCCAACTGTACATCCTTACAAAGAGACTACAGATGAGCCAGACGTTAGACCAGAGGAAGAAGTTGAAAAGCCTGCCCATCAGGCTAGTGAAACTGAGCTTGCAGCAGCTATTGATTCCATCATTGCAGATGAATCAGCAGAACCAGATAGCTTCCCATCTGCTCCAAGATACCCCCCTGATCAAGCTGTGGCTGGTCTTCCTGAAGATCAAGTAGTCCTTCCTACACCCCCTGACACTTTGCAGCCTGAAACTGATCAGGCAATTGTTAATATTTTGGAGACCACCCCAGATGTTGGTGCCTCGGGCCGCTTGTTGACAAAGGCTCCACCTTCGAACCGCTTGGTAGCAAAGATCCCAGCTTCGGGTCGTTTGGTTTCTAAAGCCCCAGCTTCAGGGCGCTCAATTTCTAAGTCTCCTGTTTCAGCAGAAAGTATAGTTACAGAAGTTCCCTCTTCAGTGGAAAGCGTGGTTTCTGAAGCAGTCACCTCAACAGACAACATGATTTCTAAAGCTTCTACCTCAACAAACAACATAGTTTCTGAAACCTCTGCACCAGTAGACTCTGCCTCAACAGATAGCGTGATATCTAAAGCTCCAGTCCCATTGGAGAGCATGATTTCTAAAGTTTCTGTCACAATGGAAAGTGTAATATCTAAAGCCCCTGTCTCCATTGAGAGTGTAATATCTAAAGCTCCTGTCTcagtggagagtgtgatatcTAAAGCTCCTGTCTCAGTGGAGAGTGTGATTTCTAAAGCTCCTGTCTCAGCTGAGAGTGTGATTTCTAAAGTTCCAATATCAACAGAAAGCGTGGTTTCTGAAAATCTCATCTCAACAAACATTGTTTCCCCAGCTCTGCCCTCTAACAGTTTGGCTTCTAAGACTCTAGCTGTGGACAGTCAGTCGGCAGTTTCAGTTAGTTCAGTTTCCAGATCTACTTTATTGACTACAGTGGTTGAGGCAAAGGATGCTGATGTATGTCTTCAGCAGTCTGGAAATGTCTCCCAGAAAACTGAGAGCCTTCCATTGCCAGAACCTGCTGAAGTCCCAAGGGCCTCAAGTCGTAGAGGCCGTTCAAAACTAAAAATAACAAGGCGTAATAGGCGAGGGAGCACTAGCAGAAGGATGGAACTAGCAGATGGCAACAGCTCTGAGCCTGAACCGGTGCCTGTTTCTACTGACATAAAACAAAACAGTGTTACAGCAGAAACCGTTTTAGAAAAATGTATTAAAAAATCAGCGGTGGAACCCGTTTGTGTTTCCAAGAGTGACACAGACAACTTGACTAGATTAGAAGAGGGTAAACCAGGTGGTATGAAAGCCCCTGAATCAGAAAAGGATCCAACAACTGAAGCTATCTCACCACAGGATTCACTGCATTCTTCAGCATGTAACGAAGATAACAAAAGTCCTCCATATTTTAAACTAAAGCAACACTCGGGTGAGTATGCACCTGAAGCTCAACCAAAACAAAGCATGTCGCGAATAGCTATTAATGCTTTCCCCACCACTACTACCGCAAAGATTTCAGTAACACCTGCACCTGTGTTGGGAACTACACATATCAGTTCTGGGGCTGTGCCAGACTGGATGCCAAGGCATGAGGCATCTCGTGGTTGTTCCACACCccctcctgctgctcctcccCCAGATACCAAAGCTTCTGACCTTGACACCAACTCCAGTACATTGAGGAAAATTCTCATGGAGCCAAAATATGTGTCAGCCACAGGTGTCCCAACCACATTTGTTACTACAGCTATAAATGAGCCACTGACTTCAGTTCGGACAGAAGAAGCCTTCCCTTCAGGTGAAGTTAACAAGTTGGTCTTGGATGAGAAGCCTGCAGTTCCACCTAGCAGTACTGGAGGGCAACAAATGGCAGAAATGTGCACGTTTAATGAGAAAGATAAACCTGCAAGTTCTTTGATCTCACCCAAAGTCACTTCTGTCATAAGCAGAATGCCACCAAGTTCAGACCAAGAGGAAATTACAAAAGTAACAGCAAACAGCCGAGGCCCTGCCAACCTTCCATCTCAGTCACCTAATCTCCCAACTGTGTCACTGACCAAACAGAAATATAGATCAAACTTGACTGAAAATAGCAGGTACAAGCTTGGGACATTTATTGGGGATGAGTCTCGGCCGGTGGATAATATCGCATTAAACCAGGGATCAAGTCCACGTCTGAGAGTAAATACCTCTGAAGGGGTTGTGGTATTGAGTTACTCGGGCCAGAAAACAGAAGGTCCTCAAAGAATAACTGCTCCAATCAGCCAGATTCCACCAGCTAGTGCAGTGGATATAGAATTTCAACAGTCTGTGTCCAAGTCACAAGCCAAACCAGAGCCAGTTTCACAATCGCAACCTGTGACAAAGGGTTCACAAACTCCATCAggctacagcaatgtgattggaaCTCATTCCTCAAGCATACTTGCAGGACATGGTGGTTCTCAGTCTTATAACACATCACCTGTGATTTCAAGTATTAAACAGGAGCATCAAATCCTTGAAAAATCTGAATCTGCTATCCATTCTGGTACACTAACTGCCTCTCAGCCAGGAGCAGTTAAGATTGTCTACAATCTTCTGCCGAACATCGTGTCTACTAACAAAAAAGGTGGCGAGCCAGTTGTTCCCAAAATTGAAGCTGTTAAAGTAACACAGCAGTCAACCCTGAGCCCAGGAATCAGCTCTCACCATGCTGCTATGCCAAGTAAAATGCAATCAGACACTAACCACATCAGTTCTGGGCGTGGCACCCCAACAGAGCGAGGTCTGCCAGTTTCCATTAAACAGGAGCCCCATTCTCCACGCACATCTGTTCATTCCCCTTCTCCCTTTCCCAAAGTATGCCAGCCGAGTAGTACCTCGACTGCTTCCCAGTCAATGAATGCTAACATGGTTCTGAATGCTGGTCTCACTATGACACAGTTTGTTCCCAGTGTCCATTTACCAGAGCAGTCAGTCATTATGCCTCCTCACAGCGTGACACAGACTCAGGTGGTCTCCTTAGGGCATCTTTCTCAGGGTGAAGTAAGAATGAATGCTCCTTCAGTACCAGGTATTCCATATGGCATAAGGCCTGATACTCACCATCCCTCCCCTAGAGCTGTGTTGCAACCTCAGATGGAACTTCGTTCGCAGCGATCAAGCACACCACAGTCAACGGTTATCAGGGATTTGTGTATGCCTCAGATATCCAATCAGCATCAACCTGATGAAGAATTACTCCATTATCATGGACTTAGAAGAGGATCAGGTCCCTTACAGCCTGATGTCCTTGTAATGCAGCCAGACTACAGAATCCACCCTGGAGGTTTGCGACTGGACCAATACAACGTGCCCCAGGAGATGCTGCTACGTGACGTTCGAATGATGTACCCACCTATGTCAGCTGTAGGTGATGTTCACAATGAGGCCAGGCAAGCCAGGACTCCTGACGGATCTGTTAAAACTCCTCCTGCTAGTAAAACCCCTCAGCCAGCAAAAGAAGCCCCTAAAACAACAGAAGTGAAAATGGCAAAATCACCTCACAATGAAGCCCGACTGATCAATGTCCCCCCTGGAATGCCCATGTCTCAGTCTGTAATGGTCTCCCATGGTGTTCAACTCATGCACCAAGTCCCTAGCTCCTTCCATGACTATCCACGTGTGTATCAAGAACTGCGGAACTTCCACCCTTCTCACCTTGGTCATCCACAGTTTGGAGGAATCAACCTACCATCACGCAGCATGACTCCTCAG